TGACAGCGACCAGCTCCGTCAAGGTCGTTGTGACCGGTGCCTACGGCGCCGGGAAGACCACCCTCGTCCGCAGTCTGTCGGAGATCAACGTCCTGACCCAGGAACGCTCGGTCACCGGCAGCGGCGACGCCCCCGACACCATCGCCATGGACTTCGGTCGGCTGACGGTCGGTGACGGGTTGTCGCTGCACCTGTTCGGCACACCGACGCGTGACCGATTCGACTTCATGTGGGATGTCGTCAAGGACGGCATGGTCGGCTTCATCGTGCTGGTCGACGATTCGCGGGCCGATTCGTTGCCCGAAGCGGTCGGGGTCCTCAACTGGTTTCGCGAACGCGCCAACGTGCCCTACGTCGTGGCCGTCAACAAGGTCGCGCCGGCCAACGCCGAACGGTCGATTCGTCGTGCCCGCCACGTCCTGCGCATCCCCGACCACGTGCGGGTCTGCGCCGTCGACGTCCGGCAGCGGGCCTCCTCCAAGCAGCTTCTCCTCCAGCTCCTTCACGCCGCGACCGAAGATGCCGATGGAGTCCATGACGAGGACGTCGAACAGGCTCACGCTGGGTAGGGTGGGCTGCCCCGTCGCCGAGCCCCACGACCGCGGGACATCCCGCAAGAAAGACGCCGTTGCACGCCACACGTCAGCTCTCGGATGTGCTCTTGGAGGAGGGCTTGATCTCCTCGGAGGACCTGACTCGCGCACGCGAGGAGCAGGAACGGTCCGGCCGATCCCTCGGCCGAGTGCTGATCGAGATGGGCCTGTTCACCGAGGCCGGGCTGGTCGCGGCGCTGGCCAAGCACCTGGGCCTGGAGTTCGTCGAGCTCGCTGATCAGGACGTCGACCACGTGGCGGCCACGATGCTGCCCGACCACATGGCGCGGCGGTACTGCGTCTTCCCGTTCGGGTTCGACGAGCAGGGCAAGCTCAAGGTCGCCATGAGCGACCCGTCCAACGTGATCGCCCTGGACGACATCCGGACGGTCTGCGACAAGGACGTGCAGCCGGTCGTCGCCACCCGCGGCGACATCATGGCGGCGCTGGACAAGTACGGGTCGCTGGGCGGCGACTCCGTCGACGACCTCGCCGGCGAGATGATGCTGAGCGACGAGGACGACCTCGACGGCGTCGAGGCGGCCGACGCCATCGACGACGCGCCGATCGTCAAGTTCGTCAACGCGCTGATCAGCCAGGCGGTGGGGGACCGGGCGTCGGACATCCACATCGAGCCGCAGGAGACCGAGGTCCGCGTGCGCTACCGCATCGACGGTGTGCTGCACGAGATCACGACGCAGTCCAAGCGGATCCACGCCGGGGTGGTGTCGCGGCTGAAAATCATGGCCGACCTCGACATCGCCGAGCGTCGCATCCCCCAGGACGGCCGCATCTCGGTGAAGGCCGCCGGCAAGAAGATCGACCTGCGTGTCTCGACCCTTCCCACGGTCTACGGGGAGAAGGTCGTGATGCGCATCCTGGACAAGTCCTCGATCCTGCTGGACCTCTCCGACCTGGGCTTCACCGAGCACAACTACAAGATCTACTCGGAGTCCTTCACCAAGCCGTACGGGCTGATCCTCGTGACGGGCCCGACGGGTTCCGGCAAGTCGACATCGCTGTACGCCACGCTGAACAAGATCTCCAAGCCGGAGATCAACATCGTGACCGTCGAGGACCCGGTGGAGTACCGGCTGCCGGGCATCAGCCAGGTGCAGACCAACAAGAAGGCCGGGCTGACGTTCGGCGCG
The nucleotide sequence above comes from Euzebya pacifica. Encoded proteins:
- a CDS encoding GTP-binding protein, which codes for MTATSSVKVVVTGAYGAGKTTLVRSLSEINVLTQERSVTGSGDAPDTIAMDFGRLTVGDGLSLHLFGTPTRDRFDFMWDVVKDGMVGFIVLVDDSRADSLPEAVGVLNWFRERANVPYVVAVNKVAPANAERSIRRARHVLRIPDHVRVCAVDVRQRASSKQLLLQLLHAATEDADGVHDEDVEQAHAG
- a CDS encoding GspE/PulE family protein, whose amino-acid sequence is MHATRQLSDVLLEEGLISSEDLTRAREEQERSGRSLGRVLIEMGLFTEAGLVAALAKHLGLEFVELADQDVDHVAATMLPDHMARRYCVFPFGFDEQGKLKVAMSDPSNVIALDDIRTVCDKDVQPVVATRGDIMAALDKYGSLGGDSVDDLAGEMMLSDEDDLDGVEAADAIDDAPIVKFVNALISQAVGDRASDIHIEPQETEVRVRYRIDGVLHEITTQSKRIHAGVVSRLKIMADLDIAERRIPQDGRISVKAAGKKIDLRVSTLPTVYGEKVVMRILDKSSILLDLSDLGFTEHNYKIYSESFTKPYGLILVTGPTGSGKSTSLYATLNKISKPEINIVTVEDPVEYRLPGISQVQTNKKAGLTFGAALRSILRQDPDVVLVGEMRDQETAQIGLEAALTGHLVLSTLHTNDAPSAVTRLTEMGVDPFIVASAADCVLAQRLARRLCGKCKEEYRPTVEELHTAGLPVTEDDLDRFPPLHRAVGCTHCGGTGYRGRLAVHEIMRINEDIERLIVTKASTDEIAEAARANGMRTLREDGLSKVLKGHTTLEEIGRVIV